The following are encoded together in the Bacteroidota bacterium genome:
- a CDS encoding penicillin-insensitive murein endopeptidase produces the protein MNRWLYAGLLLFVLILVELYYGNDILRRFQSDAQSISHGSTSNGSLENGKRLPTSGPNFTSYARLGALLGRTAVHHQVQHAILDAFAILHTNHPELRYMIGETGKVNGGPFPPHRTHQNGLSVDFMVPVRDQHGDVTSFPASPFNKFGYNIEFDNAGEHGTYVIDFEALALHLTALRIAAAKHNLAIDRVIFDPALQPLLFAAPSGKVLRNTLPFSSRQAWVRHDEHYHVDFRLID, from the coding sequence ATGAATCGTTGGCTTTATGCTGGGCTATTGCTTTTCGTGCTGATCCTGGTAGAACTCTACTACGGCAATGATATCCTGCGGCGTTTTCAAAGTGACGCCCAAAGCATCAGCCATGGCTCAACCAGCAACGGGTCCCTGGAAAACGGAAAGCGCCTTCCAACAAGTGGACCGAATTTCACCTCTTATGCGCGGCTGGGCGCACTATTGGGCAGGACAGCCGTCCACCATCAAGTACAGCATGCCATACTGGATGCATTTGCCATATTGCATACCAATCATCCAGAACTGCGCTATATGATTGGAGAAACGGGTAAAGTCAACGGAGGTCCATTTCCGCCCCACAGGACACATCAAAATGGTTTGTCAGTCGATTTTATGGTACCTGTGAGAGATCAGCACGGCGACGTAACCTCTTTTCCAGCTTCACCCTTCAATAAGTTTGGCTACAATATAGAATTTGACAATGCCGGCGAGCACGGCACTTATGTCATCGATTTTGAAGCCCTTGCCCTACATCTCACCGCGCTCCGCATAGCTGCAGCAAAACACAACCTGGCCATCGACCGCGTAATCTTTGATCCGGCGCTACAGCCGTTGTTATTCGCTGCGCCATCAGGCAAAGTCCTGCGTAACACCCTTCCCTTCTCCAGCCGGCAAGCCTGGGTCCGGCACGACGAACATTATCATGTGGATTTCAGGCTCATCGATTAA